The Deltaproteobacteria bacterium genome window below encodes:
- a CDS encoding ImmA/IrrE family metallo-endopeptidase — protein sequence MTFKVPFRSDAQIESAVQELLRQYAKAKGEPPRPPIPVDAIAESVLGLTLEMGDLRKKLGKPDVLGATWLDDALVVIDSSLEGNEGRYCFTLGHEVGHWQLHRPLREMDKVTFPLFSREPGAKATAAIVCRDGQRDSAEIQADKFAALLLMPASDVRAAVKQVTGEPLAIDNFVARKKAGERIAELRDFAAEVIAKGGFTNVSNQAMQIRLEALKLVVDGAQGRLF from the coding sequence ATGACCTTCAAGGTCCCCTTCCGCTCCGACGCGCAGATCGAGAGCGCGGTTCAGGAGCTGCTGCGCCAGTACGCCAAGGCGAAGGGTGAGCCGCCGCGACCGCCGATCCCCGTCGACGCGATCGCCGAGAGCGTCCTCGGGCTCACGCTCGAGATGGGGGACCTGCGCAAGAAGCTCGGCAAGCCCGATGTGCTTGGTGCGACGTGGCTCGACGACGCGCTGGTCGTCATCGACTCGTCGCTCGAGGGGAACGAGGGCCGCTACTGCTTCACCCTCGGCCACGAGGTCGGCCACTGGCAGCTCCACCGCCCGCTCCGCGAGATGGACAAGGTCACGTTCCCGCTGTTCTCACGCGAGCCCGGCGCCAAGGCGACGGCCGCCATCGTCTGCCGCGACGGGCAGCGCGATTCGGCTGAGATCCAGGCGGACAAGTTCGCGGCGCTGCTGCTCATGCCGGCGAGCGACGTGCGGGCGGCGGTGAAGCAGGTGACCGGCGAGCCTCTCGCCATCGACAACTTCGTCGCCCGCAAGAAGGCCGGCGAGCGCATCGCCGAGCTGCGCGACTTCGCCGCCGAGGTGATCGCGAAGGGCGGCTTCACCAACGTGTCGAACCAGGCGATGCAGATCCGCCTGGAGGCGCTGAAGCTCGTCGTCGACGGCGCCCAAGGACGCCTTTTCTGA
- a CDS encoding DUF2924 domain-containing protein: MTNKTTARARTAMRELDDVPTQLAALEAMTVGQLAERWRELYGEPTRSRNKDYLKKRLAWRIQELAEGGLSQGALARIHQLGDQMPERWRMRQSQGQGASDAATPMEALQVVQATEPRDPRVPPAGTVLRRVFDGKAYEVTVCAEGFEYEGRRYKSLSAIATEIAGTRWNGFLFFGLKKRGESAREESAA; the protein is encoded by the coding sequence ATGACCAACAAGACGACCGCCAGAGCCCGCACCGCGATGCGCGAGCTCGACGACGTCCCCACTCAGCTCGCGGCGCTCGAGGCGATGACCGTCGGCCAGCTCGCCGAGAGGTGGCGCGAGCTGTACGGCGAACCGACGCGTTCGCGGAACAAGGACTACCTGAAGAAGCGCCTCGCCTGGCGCATCCAGGAACTCGCCGAGGGCGGGCTCTCGCAGGGCGCGCTCGCGCGCATCCACCAGCTCGGTGACCAGATGCCCGAGCGCTGGCGCATGCGTCAGAGCCAGGGCCAGGGAGCGAGCGACGCGGCCACGCCGATGGAGGCGCTGCAGGTGGTGCAGGCCACCGAGCCGCGCGACCCGCGCGTCCCCCCCGCGGGCACGGTCCTGCGCCGCGTCTTCGACGGCAAGGCCTACGAGGTGACGGTCTGCGCGGAGGGCTTCGAGTACGAAGGGCGGCGGTACAAGTCGCTCTCGGCGATCGCGACGGAGATCGCCGGCACGCGCTGGAACGGGTTCCTCTTCTTCGGGCTCAAGAAGCGCGGCGAGTCGGCGCGCGAGGAGTCCGCGGCATGA
- a CDS encoding recombinase family protein, which yields MSKQRQRASAPAPEAKRCAIYTRKSTTMGLEQEFNSLDAQRESCLAYIERQQGWTLVDERYDDGGFTGANIDRPAFTRLMADVEAGKVDVIVVYKVDRLSRSLLDFVKVMERLSSAGASFVSITQNFSTADAMGRLTMNMLMSFAEFEREMISERTRDKIAGARRKGKWTGGPVPFGYSAKDKKLVVNDAEAHIVREAFALFLAHRQMAVVARELNKRGLLPRSSKRGRKGGPLWSKDGIARVLRSPLYAGRMMYGDDLFDGEHPPLIDDVTYRQAQRLLGTVGGELRVTGTNPEYVLRGLLRCGGCDEAMCPGSTTKKSGKTYRFYRCSTRDKYGTDRCSARPLPARALEDFVVERLTEATADGTLAERIQNKLSARVAKERSTFVEVRKALSAQIAEASATTAKLTDEVVRLEGRARELVEAKLRAEAARLDDAERRLRGDRGRCPRPRARREPA from the coding sequence ATGAGCAAGCAGCGCCAGCGAGCGAGCGCGCCGGCGCCGGAGGCGAAGCGCTGCGCGATCTACACGCGCAAGTCGACGACGATGGGGCTCGAGCAGGAGTTCAACTCCCTCGACGCCCAGCGCGAGTCGTGCCTCGCGTACATCGAGCGGCAGCAGGGCTGGACGCTCGTCGACGAGCGCTACGACGACGGCGGCTTCACGGGCGCGAACATCGACCGCCCTGCGTTCACGCGCCTCATGGCCGACGTCGAGGCCGGCAAGGTCGACGTCATCGTCGTCTACAAGGTCGACCGCCTCTCGCGCTCGCTGCTCGACTTCGTGAAGGTGATGGAGCGCCTGAGCAGCGCGGGCGCGTCCTTCGTCTCCATCACGCAGAACTTCTCGACGGCCGACGCGATGGGGCGGCTGACGATGAACATGTTGATGAGTTTCGCGGAATTTGAGCGCGAAATGATCAGCGAGCGGACGCGCGACAAGATCGCCGGTGCGCGCCGCAAGGGGAAGTGGACGGGCGGACCCGTGCCCTTCGGCTACTCGGCGAAGGACAAGAAGCTCGTCGTGAACGACGCCGAGGCCCACATCGTGCGGGAGGCCTTCGCGCTGTTCCTCGCGCACCGCCAGATGGCCGTCGTCGCCCGCGAGCTGAACAAGCGCGGGCTCCTGCCGCGCTCTTCGAAGCGCGGCCGCAAGGGCGGCCCGCTCTGGAGCAAGGACGGCATCGCGCGCGTGCTGCGGAGCCCGCTCTACGCCGGACGCATGATGTACGGCGACGACTTGTTCGACGGCGAGCATCCTCCGCTCATCGACGACGTGACCTACCGCCAGGCGCAGCGGCTCCTCGGCACGGTGGGCGGCGAGCTGCGCGTCACCGGCACGAACCCCGAGTACGTGCTGCGCGGGCTCCTGCGATGCGGGGGCTGTGACGAGGCGATGTGCCCGGGATCGACGACGAAGAAGAGCGGGAAGACGTACAGATTCTACAGGTGTTCGACACGCGACAAGTACGGCACGGACAGGTGCTCCGCGCGGCCGCTGCCCGCGCGCGCCCTCGAGGACTTCGTCGTGGAGCGCCTCACGGAGGCGACCGCCGACGGCACGCTGGCCGAGCGCATTCAGAACAAGCTCTCGGCGCGCGTCGCGAAGGAGCGCTCGACCTTTGTAGAGGTACGCAAGGCGCTGTCGGCGCAGATCGCCGAGGCCTCCGCCACCACCGCGAAGCTCACCGACGAGGTGGTGCGGCTCGAGGGCCGCGCACGCGAGCTCGTCGAAGCGAAGCTCCGCGCCGAGGCTGCCCGGCTCGACGACGCCGAGCGCCGGCTGCGCGGCGATCGAGGACGATGCCCTCGACCTCGAGCTCGTCGAGAGCCAGCGTGA
- a CDS encoding helix-turn-helix transcriptional regulator, with protein MKERFGERIRRLRTEQKLGLREFATKVGISPTYLSRIETSRRRRRPPRTSSARWPPSSPTASTS; from the coding sequence GTGAAGGAACGGTTTGGAGAACGCATTCGGCGCCTGAGGACCGAGCAGAAGCTCGGGCTCCGCGAGTTTGCCACGAAGGTCGGCATCTCGCCCACGTACCTGTCGCGCATCGAGACCTCGAGGAGAAGGCGCCGCCCGCCGAGGACGTCATCCGCAAGATGGCCGCCCAGCTCTCCGACAGCTTCGACGAGCTGA